From Rutidosis leptorrhynchoides isolate AG116_Rl617_1_P2 chromosome 3, CSIRO_AGI_Rlap_v1, whole genome shotgun sequence, a single genomic window includes:
- the LOC139899610 gene encoding uncharacterized protein isoform X1 — protein MMSNEEEKRCPLCAEEMDWTDQQLKPCKCGYEVCVWCWNHIMDMAEKDATEGRCPACRTPYDKDRIVGLETKFQRLAASSSSRKQKQPKLKQKPTEEKKDLSNVRVIQRKMAYIIGLPLSLADEDLLKRKDYFGQYGKVTKVSLSRTAGGTVQQFVNDTCSVYVTFSKEEEAVRCIQSVHGYVLDGRFLRASFGTAKYCHAWLKNMPCNNFACLYLHSIGAEEDSFGKDETAAVHTRNRVQEIVGATQYLNKRAGTMLPPPVDGHLNNPIASAEEPVFNSGLKDVAFASVASGDHLPCSKDSNGLVKSSTHMTSFVDIVGRSCNSGSDKDVSSGAKGQRLNLPSDISSLCINRSNHDKAEGAESVSSKSSTPGQITNGTVNSKLYSEPFREGSKLVDLTLEDTKFTKDQSGLALDPHNFLNPHSSEVIDNSSDHAWWRKESCSENGYGVNSYADEEFKQHSTCTDSVLNDGYNEEKFESLVKSDRIYRCSKPFSNEEIVEHLRRLDDANLVNDDNDENSAAVESSIISNILSMDFDECDDLVLPQTVARSFDGKDGQHGSWNFQNSDQSRFSFANNQGNINYESEKQSVFHDFRENQDCVYKPQYQASRAQSVTPPGFSKPPPGFPTCMRTEQFVSTGSGSYAKNCVPSNHYRRPSIGNSSNSSDDLIDPAIMVVGRGQSPSPSLDMRSTSYDEETKLWLLSQQREAAVAPVHHQTPQFSQTSFMPQHPTPQFRDSYYGNVNSRIVDQRLPSYTQQQYAQPKFANSHLSNGYQQLHLDEGQQLNSRSELGLAEQIQRNERLGLKNLSPGYGDYRFQVSNSGDVYTRVFGM, from the exons ATGATGAGTAATGAAGAAGAGAAGAGGTGTCCTTTGTGTGCTGAAGAGATGGATTGGACTGATCAGCAGTTAAAGCCTTGCAAATGTGGTTATGAG GTGTGTGTTTGGTGTTGGAATCATATAATGGACATGGCAGAAAAGGATGCAACAGAGGGACGATGTCCTGCATGTCGTACACCTTATGATAAGGATAGAATTGTAGGGCTGGAAACAAAGTTTCAGAG GTTGGCTGCAAGTAGTTCAAGTCGGAAACAAAAACAGCCAAAATTAAAGCAAAAACCAACTGAAGAAAAAAAGGACCTTAGCAATGTACGAGTTATTCAGCGAAAAATGGCTTACATAATTGGGCTGCCTCTTAGTTTAGCTGATGAAGAT TTATTGAAACGAAAAGATTATTTTGGCCAATATGGGAAAGTTACCAAAGTTTCTCTATCTAGAACTGCAGGCGGGACCGTTCAACAGTTTGTCAATGATACCTGTAGTGT ATACGTCACTTTCTCAAAAGAGGAAGAAGCAGTTCGGTGTATTCAATCTGTGCATGGCTATGTGCTGGATGGTAGGTTTCTAAG AGCATCATTTGGAACAGCAAAGTACTGTCATGCGTGGTTGAAGAATATG CCCTGCAACAATTTTGCTTGTTTATATTTGCATAGTATTGGCGCAGAAGAAGATAGTTTTGGTAAAGATGAAACAGCTGCAGTTCATACTAG GAATAGGGTTCAGGAAATTGTTGGCGCCACCCAATATTTGAATAAACGTGCAGGAACTATGTTGCCACCACCAGTAGATGGCCACTTAAATAACCCCATTGCTTCAGCCGAGGAACCTGTTTTTAACAGTGGGCTCAAA GATGTAGCTTTTGCTTCAGTAGCTTCTGGTGATCACCTGCCTTGTTCTAAAGACAGTAATGGACTTGTTAAATCATCCACACATATGACAAGTTTTGTAGATATAGTTGGAAGATCATGTAATTCAGGTTCTGACAAAGATGTGAGCTCAGGAGCAAAAGGGCAGAGGCTAAACTTACCTTCTGATATATCTTCTTTATGCATCAATAGAAGTAATCATGATAAGGCTGAAGGTGCTGAATCAGTATCATCAAAATCATCAACTCCTGGACAAATCACTAACGGAACAGTCAATAGCAAATTATATAGTGAGCCTTTTAGGGAAGGTTCTAAATTAGTTGATCTAACACTTGAGGACACTAAATTTACAAAAGACCAATCTGGGTTGGCATTAGATCCACATAATTTTTTAAATCCTCATTCTTCTGAGGTAATTGATAATAGTAGTGATCATGCATGGTGGCGTAAGGAGTCTTGTAGTGAGAATGGATATGGTGTAAATAGTTATGCAGATGAAGAGTTTAAACAACACTCTACATGTACAGATTCTGTGTTAAATGATGGATACAATGAGGAGAAGTTTGAAAGTTTGGTCAAGTCAGATAGGATATATAGATGCTCTAAACCTTTTTCTAATGAAGAAATAGTTGAGCACCTTAGACGGCTTGATGATGCTAATCTtgtgaatgatgataatgatgaaaatTCTGCTGCTGTGGAAAGCAGTATTATATCAAATATATTGTCTATGGATTTTGATGAGTGTGATGACTTGGTCTTGCCTCAAACTGTAGCTCGATCGTTTGATGGGAAAGATGGGCAGCATGGTTCTTGGAACTTCCAAAACAGTGATCAATCCAGATTTTCGTTTGCAAATAACCAGGGAAACATTAATTATGAATCGGAGAAACAATCTGTTTTTCACGATTTCAGGGAGAACCAGGATTGTGTCTACAAGCCACAGTATCAGG CATCCAGGGCTCAGAGCGTGACACCACCTGGATTCTCGAAACCCCCTCCTGGGTTCCCCACGTGCATGAGAACTGAGCAGTTTGTTTCCACCGGTTCTG GAAGTTATGCAAAGAACTGTGTGCCGAGCAATCATTATCGTAGGCCATCAATAGGGAATTCAAGCAACAGTAGTGATGATCTTATTGATCCTGCCATTATGGTTGTTGGAAGAGGCCAGTCTCCGTCTCCGTCTCTTGACATGAGGTCAACATCATACGATGAAGAGACAAAACTTTGGCTCTTGTCGCAACAACGAGAAGCTGCAGTTGCGCCAGTTCATCATCAAACGCCTCAATTTTCGCAAACATCCTTCATGCCACAACACCCCACGCCCCAGTTTCGAGATAGTTATTATGGTAATGTAAATTCTAGAATTGTGGATCAACGCCTTCCAAGCTACACCCAACAACAATATGCTCAGCCTAAGTTTGCCAATAGTCATCTCTCAAACGGGTATCAGCAGTTGCACTTGGATGAGGGTCAACAACTTAACAGTAGAAGTGAATTGGGTTTGGCTGAACAGATTCAGAGGAATGAGAGATTAGGGTTGAAGAATTTATCACCTGGGTACGGTGACTATAGGTTCCAGGTGTCAAATTCTGGTGATGTATACACTCGGGTATTTGGAATGTAA
- the LOC139899610 gene encoding uncharacterized protein isoform X2, with the protein MDMAEKDATEGRCPACRTPYDKDRIVGLETKFQRLAASSSSRKQKQPKLKQKPTEEKKDLSNVRVIQRKMAYIIGLPLSLADEDLLKRKDYFGQYGKVTKVSLSRTAGGTVQQFVNDTCSVYVTFSKEEEAVRCIQSVHGYVLDGRFLRASFGTAKYCHAWLKNMPCNNFACLYLHSIGAEEDSFGKDETAAVHTRNRVQEIVGATQYLNKRAGTMLPPPVDGHLNNPIASAEEPVFNSGLKDVAFASVASGDHLPCSKDSNGLVKSSTHMTSFVDIVGRSCNSGSDKDVSSGAKGQRLNLPSDISSLCINRSNHDKAEGAESVSSKSSTPGQITNGTVNSKLYSEPFREGSKLVDLTLEDTKFTKDQSGLALDPHNFLNPHSSEVIDNSSDHAWWRKESCSENGYGVNSYADEEFKQHSTCTDSVLNDGYNEEKFESLVKSDRIYRCSKPFSNEEIVEHLRRLDDANLVNDDNDENSAAVESSIISNILSMDFDECDDLVLPQTVARSFDGKDGQHGSWNFQNSDQSRFSFANNQGNINYESEKQSVFHDFRENQDCVYKPQYQASRAQSVTPPGFSKPPPGFPTCMRTEQFVSTGSGSYAKNCVPSNHYRRPSIGNSSNSSDDLIDPAIMVVGRGQSPSPSLDMRSTSYDEETKLWLLSQQREAAVAPVHHQTPQFSQTSFMPQHPTPQFRDSYYGNVNSRIVDQRLPSYTQQQYAQPKFANSHLSNGYQQLHLDEGQQLNSRSELGLAEQIQRNERLGLKNLSPGYGDYRFQVSNSGDVYTRVFGM; encoded by the exons ATGGACATGGCAGAAAAGGATGCAACAGAGGGACGATGTCCTGCATGTCGTACACCTTATGATAAGGATAGAATTGTAGGGCTGGAAACAAAGTTTCAGAG GTTGGCTGCAAGTAGTTCAAGTCGGAAACAAAAACAGCCAAAATTAAAGCAAAAACCAACTGAAGAAAAAAAGGACCTTAGCAATGTACGAGTTATTCAGCGAAAAATGGCTTACATAATTGGGCTGCCTCTTAGTTTAGCTGATGAAGAT TTATTGAAACGAAAAGATTATTTTGGCCAATATGGGAAAGTTACCAAAGTTTCTCTATCTAGAACTGCAGGCGGGACCGTTCAACAGTTTGTCAATGATACCTGTAGTGT ATACGTCACTTTCTCAAAAGAGGAAGAAGCAGTTCGGTGTATTCAATCTGTGCATGGCTATGTGCTGGATGGTAGGTTTCTAAG AGCATCATTTGGAACAGCAAAGTACTGTCATGCGTGGTTGAAGAATATG CCCTGCAACAATTTTGCTTGTTTATATTTGCATAGTATTGGCGCAGAAGAAGATAGTTTTGGTAAAGATGAAACAGCTGCAGTTCATACTAG GAATAGGGTTCAGGAAATTGTTGGCGCCACCCAATATTTGAATAAACGTGCAGGAACTATGTTGCCACCACCAGTAGATGGCCACTTAAATAACCCCATTGCTTCAGCCGAGGAACCTGTTTTTAACAGTGGGCTCAAA GATGTAGCTTTTGCTTCAGTAGCTTCTGGTGATCACCTGCCTTGTTCTAAAGACAGTAATGGACTTGTTAAATCATCCACACATATGACAAGTTTTGTAGATATAGTTGGAAGATCATGTAATTCAGGTTCTGACAAAGATGTGAGCTCAGGAGCAAAAGGGCAGAGGCTAAACTTACCTTCTGATATATCTTCTTTATGCATCAATAGAAGTAATCATGATAAGGCTGAAGGTGCTGAATCAGTATCATCAAAATCATCAACTCCTGGACAAATCACTAACGGAACAGTCAATAGCAAATTATATAGTGAGCCTTTTAGGGAAGGTTCTAAATTAGTTGATCTAACACTTGAGGACACTAAATTTACAAAAGACCAATCTGGGTTGGCATTAGATCCACATAATTTTTTAAATCCTCATTCTTCTGAGGTAATTGATAATAGTAGTGATCATGCATGGTGGCGTAAGGAGTCTTGTAGTGAGAATGGATATGGTGTAAATAGTTATGCAGATGAAGAGTTTAAACAACACTCTACATGTACAGATTCTGTGTTAAATGATGGATACAATGAGGAGAAGTTTGAAAGTTTGGTCAAGTCAGATAGGATATATAGATGCTCTAAACCTTTTTCTAATGAAGAAATAGTTGAGCACCTTAGACGGCTTGATGATGCTAATCTtgtgaatgatgataatgatgaaaatTCTGCTGCTGTGGAAAGCAGTATTATATCAAATATATTGTCTATGGATTTTGATGAGTGTGATGACTTGGTCTTGCCTCAAACTGTAGCTCGATCGTTTGATGGGAAAGATGGGCAGCATGGTTCTTGGAACTTCCAAAACAGTGATCAATCCAGATTTTCGTTTGCAAATAACCAGGGAAACATTAATTATGAATCGGAGAAACAATCTGTTTTTCACGATTTCAGGGAGAACCAGGATTGTGTCTACAAGCCACAGTATCAGG CATCCAGGGCTCAGAGCGTGACACCACCTGGATTCTCGAAACCCCCTCCTGGGTTCCCCACGTGCATGAGAACTGAGCAGTTTGTTTCCACCGGTTCTG GAAGTTATGCAAAGAACTGTGTGCCGAGCAATCATTATCGTAGGCCATCAATAGGGAATTCAAGCAACAGTAGTGATGATCTTATTGATCCTGCCATTATGGTTGTTGGAAGAGGCCAGTCTCCGTCTCCGTCTCTTGACATGAGGTCAACATCATACGATGAAGAGACAAAACTTTGGCTCTTGTCGCAACAACGAGAAGCTGCAGTTGCGCCAGTTCATCATCAAACGCCTCAATTTTCGCAAACATCCTTCATGCCACAACACCCCACGCCCCAGTTTCGAGATAGTTATTATGGTAATGTAAATTCTAGAATTGTGGATCAACGCCTTCCAAGCTACACCCAACAACAATATGCTCAGCCTAAGTTTGCCAATAGTCATCTCTCAAACGGGTATCAGCAGTTGCACTTGGATGAGGGTCAACAACTTAACAGTAGAAGTGAATTGGGTTTGGCTGAACAGATTCAGAGGAATGAGAGATTAGGGTTGAAGAATTTATCACCTGGGTACGGTGACTATAGGTTCCAGGTGTCAAATTCTGGTGATGTATACACTCGGGTATTTGGAATGTAA